Proteins encoded by one window of Bacteroidota bacterium:
- a CDS encoding DUF3037 domain-containing protein produces the protein MPEKYLYEYAIIRVLPVVEREEFLNVGIILFSKKANYIKVLYTINENKLKVFSGDVDVQQIKMNLESLVKIANGEKNSGPIAELDVPSRFRWLTAVRSSAIQVSRPHPGMCYNLDATAERLFQELVL, from the coding sequence ATGCCAGAGAAATATCTATATGAGTATGCGATAATTCGTGTTTTGCCTGTTGTGGAACGGGAAGAATTTCTCAATGTGGGTATTATATTGTTTTCCAAAAAGGCAAATTATATTAAGGTACTTTATACAATCAATGAAAATAAATTAAAAGTTTTTTCCGGGGATGTTGATGTACAGCAAATCAAAATGAATCTGGAATCCCTTGTAAAAATTGCCAATGGTGAAAAAAATTCGGGTCCGATTGCTGAATTGGATGTCCCTTCTCGTTTTCGATGGTTAACTGCTGTTCGGAGTTCTGCGATACAGGTTTCCCGACCGCATCCCGGCATGTGCTACAATTTGGATGCAACTGCAGAGAGGTTGTTTCAAGAGTTGGTGTTATGA